One genomic region from Glaciimonas sp. PAMC28666 encodes:
- a CDS encoding LysR family transcriptional regulator — protein MKIDDIDAFVATVRCQSISLAAEALQLTQSAITRRVQNFEEELGIELLDRTTKPPRPNPMGKVVYEQCRVVLREVEELRDMVGSEVAPVGTFRLGITQAIGDVVLLDALKQLKGAFPDLSTQVSTGWGTQLVSRVANGEMDAAAALFPSTKVLPDNVIGETLGRVELVVVAARGTMTKRSYKLKDCHDTGWILSPDGCGFRAVLQRALVGQGLSFKVGLESFGVDLQLGLVAAGLGLGFVPMPQLERSAHRDQLDIITISDFKSILDIWLIQSRLPTPLQQAVDFFSNSVEAAFSEKIAVYNQKSRRQRAA, from the coding sequence ATGAAAATAGATGATATAGACGCTTTTGTGGCAACTGTGCGATGTCAGTCCATCAGTTTAGCTGCAGAGGCGCTCCAACTGACGCAGTCGGCGATTACCCGTCGCGTTCAAAACTTCGAAGAAGAACTTGGTATTGAGTTGCTCGACCGAACGACCAAACCACCGCGTCCAAATCCCATGGGCAAAGTGGTGTACGAGCAGTGCCGCGTCGTTTTGCGGGAAGTGGAAGAACTGCGCGATATGGTGGGAAGCGAAGTAGCGCCGGTTGGTACTTTTCGCCTTGGTATCACGCAGGCGATTGGCGATGTCGTTCTGCTTGATGCACTCAAACAACTTAAGGGCGCCTTCCCCGATCTAAGTACACAAGTGTCGACCGGCTGGGGAACGCAGTTGGTGTCCAGGGTCGCCAATGGTGAGATGGACGCCGCAGCTGCTCTTTTCCCGTCCACCAAAGTGCTTCCGGATAATGTGATTGGTGAGACGTTGGGGCGGGTGGAACTGGTAGTGGTTGCAGCTAGGGGAACCATGACAAAGCGCAGCTACAAATTGAAAGATTGTCATGATACCGGTTGGATTTTGAGCCCGGATGGCTGCGGTTTTCGCGCCGTACTGCAAAGAGCACTGGTCGGGCAGGGTTTGTCGTTTAAGGTTGGCCTTGAGTCTTTTGGTGTTGACCTGCAGCTAGGACTGGTTGCGGCCGGGCTTGGGCTTGGTTTTGTGCCGATGCCGCAACTGGAGCGCAGCGCGCACCGCGATCAATTGGATATCATCACGATCAGCGACTTCAAGTCCATCCTCGATATCTGGCTGATTCAGTCACGTTTGCCAACGCCATTGCAGCAGGCAGTCGATTTCTTCAGTAATTCGGTGGAGGCTGCATTCTCGGAAAAAATAGCGGTATATAACCAAAAATCACGCCGACAGCGAGCAGCATAA
- the nirB gene encoding nitrite reductase large subunit NirB → MKIIVVGHGMVGHKFLESLADSGAPHLEVTVLCEEARPAYDRVHLSEFFSGKSAEDLSLVPAGFFERDNILLKLNAKASVIDRIAKTVTVSTGETLSYDKLVIATGSYPFVPPVPGKDRKDCFVYRTIEDLEAMLECGQRSKTGVVIGGGLLGLECAKALRDMNLETHVVEFSPRLMAMQVDEGGGRVLRAKIEDLGVTAHTQKNTVEIVDGEAGTHRMNFSDGSHLDTDMIVFSAGIRPRDELARSSALAVGERGGIVIDNRCLTSDPDIYAIGECALWNGKIFGLVAPGYDMARIAAKHLLGESGEFTGADMSTKLKLMGVDVASIGDPHGNAPGSRSYHFTDERKQIYKKIVVSDCGKFLLGGVMVGDASEYGTLLQMMLNRIELPEAPEFLILPQADGNAKPGLGVDALPDTAQICSCNNVSKGDLCAAVCGGVTNIGDLKSCTKAGTSCGGCVALVTQIMKSEMKKQGLAVNNHVCEHFSYSRQELYHLVRFGKIKSFDALITQHGKGLGCDVCKPVAASILASCWNDFVLKKEHASLQDSNDYFLGNIQKDGTYSVVPRMAGGEVTPDGLIAVGQVAKKYGLYTKVTGGQRIDLFGARVEQLPPIWEELIAAGFESGHAYGKSLRTVKSCVGSTWCRYGVDDSMGLAIELENRYKGLRSPHKIKFGVSGCTRECAEAQSKDVGIIATEKGWNLYVCGNGGMKPRHAELLASDLDKATLIQTIDRFLMFYVRTADRLQRTSVWRDNLEGGLDYLKEVILNDKLSIAGELEAEMQEVVDTYECEWKKAVNDPETRKRFRHFVNTDQVDENVVFMEERGQIRPATLVERSARVIPIVPIAPIDPVAPATPTLAEAI, encoded by the coding sequence ATGAAAATTATCGTCGTTGGCCATGGCATGGTGGGTCATAAATTTCTGGAAAGTCTGGCCGATAGCGGAGCACCGCATCTGGAAGTGACTGTCTTGTGCGAAGAAGCGCGCCCGGCCTATGACAGGGTCCATTTGTCCGAGTTCTTCTCAGGGAAATCGGCCGAGGATTTGTCATTGGTGCCTGCAGGATTTTTTGAGCGCGACAATATCTTGCTCAAACTGAACGCCAAAGCGAGCGTCATTGATCGCATTGCCAAAACGGTGACAGTCAGTACCGGTGAAACGCTGTCTTATGATAAATTAGTCATCGCCACCGGCTCGTATCCTTTTGTGCCTCCGGTTCCAGGTAAAGATCGTAAGGACTGTTTTGTCTATCGGACGATCGAAGATCTGGAGGCCATGCTCGAATGTGGTCAGCGCTCTAAAACTGGCGTCGTCATCGGCGGCGGTTTGCTGGGATTGGAATGTGCGAAAGCCTTGCGTGACATGAATCTGGAAACGCATGTGGTTGAATTTTCACCCCGTCTGATGGCAATGCAAGTCGACGAAGGCGGCGGGCGTGTATTGCGTGCGAAAATTGAAGACCTCGGCGTGACAGCGCACACGCAAAAGAATACGGTTGAGATTGTTGACGGCGAAGCCGGCACGCACCGCATGAACTTCTCTGACGGTAGCCATTTGGATACCGATATGATCGTCTTTTCTGCCGGGATCCGACCGCGCGACGAGTTGGCCCGCAGCAGCGCGTTAGCAGTCGGCGAGCGTGGCGGAATCGTGATCGACAATCGCTGTCTGACCAGCGATCCGGATATCTACGCGATTGGCGAGTGTGCACTCTGGAATGGAAAAATATTTGGTCTGGTCGCTCCAGGCTATGACATGGCGCGCATTGCAGCCAAACATTTATTGGGCGAAAGCGGCGAATTCACCGGCGCCGATATGAGCACCAAACTCAAATTGATGGGTGTCGACGTCGCCAGTATCGGTGATCCGCATGGTAACGCTCCCGGTAGTCGCTCGTATCATTTTACCGACGAGCGCAAACAGATTTATAAAAAAATTGTGGTCTCGGATTGCGGTAAATTCCTGCTCGGCGGTGTGATGGTCGGCGACGCGAGCGAATACGGCACATTGCTGCAGATGATGTTGAACCGGATCGAATTGCCAGAGGCACCCGAGTTCCTGATTCTGCCGCAAGCTGACGGTAACGCCAAGCCCGGTCTTGGGGTTGACGCATTACCCGACACAGCACAAATTTGCTCGTGTAACAACGTCTCCAAGGGCGATTTATGTGCGGCGGTATGCGGTGGTGTCACCAATATCGGAGATTTGAAAAGCTGCACAAAGGCAGGTACTTCTTGTGGTGGCTGCGTGGCGCTGGTAACGCAGATCATGAAGTCGGAAATGAAGAAGCAAGGTCTTGCAGTCAACAATCATGTTTGCGAGCACTTTTCATACAGCCGTCAGGAACTTTATCACCTGGTCCGCTTTGGCAAGATCAAGAGTTTCGATGCGCTGATAACGCAGCATGGAAAAGGCTTGGGGTGCGATGTTTGCAAACCGGTAGCGGCCAGCATTCTGGCTTCCTGCTGGAACGATTTCGTGCTCAAAAAAGAACACGCCAGCCTACAGGATTCGAACGATTATTTTCTGGGCAATATTCAGAAAGACGGAACCTACTCTGTGGTGCCACGCATGGCAGGTGGTGAGGTCACGCCTGACGGTTTGATCGCGGTCGGTCAGGTCGCAAAAAAATACGGCTTATACACCAAGGTAACTGGCGGTCAGCGGATCGACCTGTTCGGCGCGCGGGTTGAGCAATTGCCGCCAATCTGGGAAGAGTTGATCGCAGCAGGTTTTGAATCCGGTCATGCTTATGGCAAGTCGCTGCGGACCGTAAAGTCATGCGTCGGTTCGACCTGGTGCCGCTATGGCGTCGATGACAGTATGGGGCTGGCAATCGAGTTGGAGAATCGCTACAAAGGTTTGCGTTCGCCGCACAAAATCAAATTCGGCGTATCCGGTTGCACGCGTGAATGCGCCGAAGCCCAAAGTAAGGACGTAGGAATTATTGCGACCGAAAAAGGTTGGAATCTGTACGTTTGCGGCAACGGCGGAATGAAGCCGCGTCACGCCGAATTGCTGGCCTCTGATCTGGATAAGGCAACGCTGATCCAGACCATCGATCGTTTCCTCATGTTTTACGTACGTACCGCAGATCGCCTGCAACGCACCAGCGTCTGGCGCGACAACCTTGAGGGTGGCCTTGACTATCTCAAGGAAGTTATCTTAAACGACAAGCTGAGCATTGCTGGCGAGCTGGAAGCAGAAATGCAGGAAGTGGTAGACACTTACGAATGCGAATGGAAAAAAGCGGTGAACGATCCAGAGACGCGCAAGCGCTTCCGTCATTTCGTCAATACAGATCAGGTTGACGAAAACGTCGTGTTCATGGAAGAGCGCGGGCAGATTCGGCCAGCAACGTTGGTAGAGCGGTCGGCGCGGGTCATTCCTATCGTCCCTATCGCCCCGATTGATCCTGTTGCGCCGGCAACGCCGACTCTGGCAGAAGCTATCTGA
- a CDS encoding MFS transporter — protein MTSKATSIKLFSFSTPQMRAFHLTWMAFFACFFAWFACAPLMPVIKGQFGLTIGQIANINIAAVAVTILVRLIIGPMCDRFGPRKTYTGLLLLGAIPVFGVSFSQSYESFLFFRLCIGAVGASFVITQYHTSVMFASNVVGTANAAAAGWGNVGGGAAQALMPLLLTALIMLGVSDTMGWRLALLVPGVLMVIMGGVYWRYTQDCPEGNYAELRAKGITVEGGKKGGWASFRAASLNYRVWLLFVTYGACFGVEIFIHNIAAIYYVDHFGLSLKSAGMAAASFGLLALFARALGGWLSDKVALRGTLNTRATLLFVMMVGEGLGLLWFSHANSVTLAICAMLTFGLFTHMACGATYALVPFIDRKALGGVAGIIGAGGNVGAVLAGFLMKGLGDVQNTLSVLGILVTVSALCAIAIRFSAAHNAGDQVLDSNPIAA, from the coding sequence ATGACCAGCAAAGCCACCAGTATCAAACTCTTCAGTTTCAGCACGCCGCAAATGCGCGCCTTCCATTTAACCTGGATGGCGTTCTTCGCTTGCTTTTTTGCGTGGTTTGCCTGTGCGCCGTTAATGCCTGTTATCAAGGGGCAATTCGGTCTAACCATCGGGCAAATCGCTAACATCAATATTGCCGCCGTGGCAGTTACTATTTTGGTCAGATTGATTATCGGCCCCATGTGCGATCGCTTCGGCCCGCGGAAAACGTACACAGGTCTGTTGCTGCTCGGCGCAATTCCCGTGTTTGGCGTGTCGTTTTCGCAGAGCTACGAAAGCTTCCTGTTTTTTCGGTTATGTATCGGTGCTGTCGGTGCCAGTTTTGTTATCACGCAATATCACACCTCGGTAATGTTTGCCTCCAATGTGGTCGGGACCGCCAACGCCGCCGCGGCAGGCTGGGGCAATGTAGGCGGCGGTGCGGCACAGGCGCTGATGCCCTTATTGCTCACTGCCCTCATCATGTTGGGCGTTAGCGACACCATGGGATGGCGGCTAGCCTTGTTGGTGCCGGGCGTATTGATGGTGATTATGGGTGGCGTTTATTGGCGTTATACACAAGATTGCCCAGAGGGTAATTATGCTGAGTTACGCGCTAAAGGTATAACGGTTGAAGGCGGCAAAAAGGGTGGCTGGGCAAGTTTCCGTGCGGCGAGCCTCAACTATCGCGTTTGGCTTTTGTTTGTTACCTACGGCGCATGCTTCGGTGTGGAAATTTTTATTCATAACATCGCTGCCATTTATTACGTTGACCATTTTGGCCTGTCGTTAAAAAGCGCCGGAATGGCCGCTGCAAGTTTTGGTTTGCTGGCCTTGTTTGCACGTGCTTTGGGTGGCTGGTTGTCGGACAAGGTTGCATTGCGCGGAACTCTAAACACCCGCGCGACACTGTTGTTCGTCATGATGGTTGGCGAAGGATTAGGACTGCTGTGGTTTTCACATGCAAATAGCGTGACGCTAGCAATCTGTGCGATGTTGACTTTCGGTCTTTTCACACACATGGCCTGTGGTGCAACTTACGCTTTAGTGCCGTTTATTGACCGCAAAGCGTTGGGTGGTGTAGCGGGCATTATCGGTGCTGGCGGAAATGTCGGAGCCGTGTTGGCAGGATTTTTGATGAAGGGCTTGGGCGACGTGCAAAATACGCTAAGCGTCTTGGGAATTCTGGTCACGGTGTCAGCGCTCTGCGCGATTGCGATCCGTTTCAGCGCAGCACACAATGCTGGCGATCAAGTTCTGGACAGCAACCCTATCGCCGCTTAA